Proteins from one Mycobacterium sp. EPa45 genomic window:
- a CDS encoding TetR/AcrR family transcriptional regulator — MSPAGTTAAIPDEDETSSRRRILNATAEVLARSGQTKLSLSEVALQAGVSRPTLYRWFASKTELLDAFGAYEREMFDTGISRATAGLRGTDKLDAALQFIVAYQQTYSGVRLIDVEPEVVVAQLARILPLMRTRLQRLLSGPNAEIKAATAIRVAVSHYVVRSDDADQFLAQLRHAVGIKQ; from the coding sequence GTGAGCCCGGCCGGAACCACCGCTGCGATCCCCGACGAGGACGAGACCTCATCGCGGCGCCGCATCCTCAACGCCACCGCCGAGGTGCTCGCCCGAAGCGGCCAGACCAAGCTGAGCCTGTCCGAGGTCGCCCTGCAGGCCGGGGTCTCCCGGCCCACCCTCTACCGCTGGTTCGCCTCCAAGACCGAACTACTCGATGCGTTCGGCGCCTACGAGCGGGAGATGTTCGACACCGGTATCAGTCGGGCCACCGCCGGGCTGCGTGGCACCGACAAGCTGGACGCGGCGTTGCAGTTCATCGTCGCCTACCAACAGACCTACTCGGGGGTGCGGCTCATCGACGTCGAGCCCGAGGTGGTGGTCGCCCAGCTGGCCCGGATTCTGCCGCTCATGCGGACCCGGCTGCAGCGGTTGCTGAGTGGGCCCAACGCTGAGATCAAGGCTGCCACCGCAATTCGCGTCGCGGTTTCGCACTACGTCGTCCGCAGTGATGACGCCGACCAGTTCCTGGCCCAGCTGCGTCACGCCGTCGGCATCAAACAGTGA